One window of the Triticum dicoccoides isolate Atlit2015 ecotype Zavitan chromosome 3B, WEW_v2.0, whole genome shotgun sequence genome contains the following:
- the LOC119279090 gene encoding tubulin beta-5 chain-like, whose translation MREILHVQGGQCGDQIDSKFWEVAYDEHGIILTGRYVGTSDLQLERVNAYYNEASYGRFVPCDVLVDLEPGTMGSVHPGPYRHIFCPDNFMFRQSGTGNNWAKCHYTEGAELIDSVLDVVRKEAENCAELIDSVLDVVRKEV comes from the coding sequence ATGAGGGAGATCCTCCACGTTCAGGGTGGGCAATGTGGAGACCAGATTGATTCCAAGTTCTGGGAGGTGGCGTACGACGAGCATGGCATCATCCTCACGGGGCGCTATGTCGGCACCTCTGATCTGCAGCTGGAGCGTGTCAATGCGTACTACAATGAGGCTTCGTATGGTCGCTTTGTGCCCTGTGATGTCCTTgtggatcttgagcctggtactatGGGCAGTGTCCATCCAGGACCGTACAGGCATATCTTCTGCCCCGACAACTTTATGTTTCGGCAGTCTGGTACTGGTAACAACTGGGCCAAGTGTCATTACACTGAGGGTGCTGAGCTCATTGATTCTGTTCTTGATGTTGTCAGGAAGGAGGCTGAGAACTGTGCTGAGCTCATTGATTCCGTTCTTGATGTTGTCAGGAAGGAGGTGTAG